One genomic region from Patescibacteria group bacterium encodes:
- a CDS encoding FkbM family methyltransferase, which translates to MQQEVIKFNGRVYKIYPRDEADRSVVAEIFKLREYRAAEEAIKSASEPIIDVGAHAGFFTLYARSFNDRVKIFALEPEAKNREMLKKHLTENEISGVKVLPVALGGKSGEGRLCLSADSHNHRLAEEGGECSDFVKVSVVSLGDLLRLEKIKKIPLLKMDIEGGEFEVFKGLAEGEWERIKAIILEYHNFNNRSHKELEGMLREKGFGTQIFPSKFEKNMGFLYANNKNSPEL; encoded by the coding sequence ATGCAGCAGGAAGTTATAAAATTTAACGGCCGGGTTTATAAAATTTATCCGCGAGACGAAGCGGACCGCAGCGTGGTCGCGGAAATTTTTAAATTGAGAGAATATCGCGCGGCCGAAGAGGCGATTAAGTCGGCGAGCGAGCCGATTATAGATGTCGGCGCGCACGCCGGATTTTTTACGTTATACGCCCGCAGCTTTAATGACCGGGTGAAGATATTCGCGCTGGAACCGGAAGCCAAGAATCGCGAAATGTTAAAAAAACATCTTACGGAAAATGAAATTTCGGGAGTGAAAGTTTTGCCCGTTGCTTTGGGCGGCAAGTCCGGTGAAGGGCGTCTTTGTCTTTCTGCGGACAGTCACAACCATCGCTTGGCGGAAGAGGGGGGAGAATGTTCTGATTTCGTTAAAGTGTCAGTAGTGAGCTTAGGGGATTTACTTCGTTTAGAGAAGATAAAGAAAATCCCCCTTCTTAAAATGGATATAGAAGGAGGAGAATTTGAGGTTTTTAAGGGTTTGGCAGAAGGGGAATGGGAGAGAATCAAAGCCATTATCTTGGAATATCATAATTTTAATAATCGGTCGCATAAAGAATTAGAGGGTATGTTGCGAGAAAAAGGATTTGGAACGCAAATTTTCCCGTCAAAATTTGAAAAAAATATGGGATTTTTATACGCGAATAACAAAAATTCCCCGGAATTATAA